A genome region from Myroides fluvii includes the following:
- a CDS encoding helix-turn-helix domain-containing protein gives MVTFSKRLREAKNLSQQDLAKLIGSMHTVIGRYERDEMKPSIDVVKRLADELGTTVGYLIGEAKEAQFLKDPTMLKRFQEIDQLTEKDKECVFSLLDAYLAKSKLQAFLK, from the coding sequence ATAGTTACTTTCAGTAAAAGATTAAGGGAAGCCAAAAACCTTTCCCAACAGGATTTGGCTAAATTGATTGGCAGTATGCATACCGTTATCGGACGTTATGAACGTGACGAGATGAAGCCTTCTATTGACGTTGTTAAAAGGTTAGCCGATGAACTCGGAACTACCGTTGGGTACTTGATTGGCGAAGCAAAAGAAGCCCAGTTTTTGAAAGACCCTACTATGTTGAAAAGATTTCAAGAGATTGACCAGCTCACAGAAAAAGACAAAGAATGTGTCTTTTCTTTACTCGATGCCTATCTTGCTAAAAGTAAATTACAAGCGTTTCTAAAATAA
- a CDS encoding RHS repeat domain-containing protein, translated as MVFDELCLGSTSYITDVLGTPVQYIEYLPFGEVMVEQSNNNLLENVYKFNAKELDAQTGYYYYGARYYDPGASIFLSVDPLAEQAPGWTPYRYGFNNPLRYTDPDGRWEWDATGNLMAQKGDNSYSMAKFLGTSQKNAMTILNRGGVTANDKGVLNLKEGQSFAKNSLWVGTKSGSGAVVNNTKEATNHYFSGKGASADVGDQSTRELLSSSKFQEKHTKITSTVVDPEGYFSVDLTKSTFHIGRTNVDYSVGGNETSSSVNYTLFSRDGFWDPDFIDEKVLGGWLNIDKFKPDGKGPNLERLGGTPYDYKTRERTYFFKPVKDNK; from the coding sequence TTGGTATTCGATGAACTTTGTTTAGGAAGTACTTCGTATATTACAGATGTTTTAGGAACACCCGTACAATACATTGAGTATTTACCATTTGGTGAGGTAATGGTGGAACAGAGTAATAATAACCTTTTAGAGAATGTGTATAAGTTTAATGCGAAGGAATTGGATGCACAAACAGGCTATTACTATTACGGAGCACGTTATTACGATCCGGGAGCGAGTATATTTTTGAGTGTGGACCCGTTGGCTGAACAAGCACCTGGCTGGACACCATACCGTTACGGTTTTAATAACCCACTTCGATATACTGACCCAGATGGACGTTGGGAATGGGATGCAACAGGGAATCTTATGGCACAAAAAGGAGATAATTCTTATTCAATGGCTAAGTTTTTAGGAACAAGCCAGAAGAACGCAATGACAATACTAAACAGAGGTGGAGTTACAGCGAATGATAAAGGTGTTTTGAATTTAAAAGAAGGACAATCTTTTGCTAAAAACAGTTTATGGGTAGGAACAAAATCAGGAAGTGGCGCTGTAGTAAATAATACTAAAGAGGCAACTAATCATTATTTTTCTGGGAAAGGGGCATCTGCAGATGTAGGCGACCAATCCACAAGAGAATTATTATCATCGAGTAAATTCCAAGAGAAGCATACTAAAATAACAAGTACAGTTGTTGATCCGGAGGGGTATTTTTCAGTTGATTTAACAAAATCTACCTTCCATATAGGTAGAACAAATGTAGATTATAGTGTAGGTGGGAATGAAACATCAAGTTCTGTAAATTATACGTTGTTTTCAAGAGATGGATTTTGGGACCCTGATTTTATAGATGAAAAGGTTTTAGGAGGTTGGTTGAATATTGATAAATTCAAACCAGATGGGAAAGGACCTAATTTGGAAAGATTAGGAGGAACACCTTATGATTATAAAACAAGAGAAAGAACGTACTTTTTTAAACCTGTTAAAGACAATAAGTAA
- a CDS encoding cytochrome C has translation MEQKNKVFLFIDEEEKPLALLETPVSFELDTQRLSDGAHVLKIVSQDGEGKQGIRFIPFTVKNGPSIEVEGIKEQAVVDGVVDIMINAYGKADPKTFLITGSETPQSIPYWVWITIIVVIAWGMYYGVRWL, from the coding sequence ATGGAACAAAAAAATAAAGTTTTCCTCTTTATTGATGAGGAAGAAAAACCCTTAGCCCTATTGGAAACTCCAGTTTCGTTTGAACTCGATACCCAACGACTAAGCGATGGAGCGCATGTGTTAAAAATTGTCAGTCAAGATGGGGAAGGAAAACAAGGGATTCGCTTTATCCCCTTTACCGTAAAAAATGGCCCATCCATTGAGGTGGAGGGAATCAAAGAACAAGCCGTTGTGGATGGCGTGGTTGATATTATGATTAATGCCTATGGCAAAGCAGATCCTAAGACATTTTTAATCACGGGAAGTGAAACTCCTCAGAGTATTCCGTATTGGGTATGGATTACGATTATTGTGGTGATCGCCTGGGGTATGTATTATGGGGTGAGGTGGCTTTGA
- a CDS encoding cbb3-type cytochrome c oxidase subunit II encodes MEIFNNHKKLYLVASALFIVLTLFVAILPALDNQAKIQPLPDAIPLSEAAVRGKQVFIANGCVACHSQQVRNVEMDRKWGERPSMAADYATNKRMDVWINTATLMGTERTGPDLTDIGTRQPSLDWHLVHLFNPRIVVKESIMPAYPFLFDYKQNPTDTDVVVAVPEGVVSSAKGKVVATQEALDLVAYLQELKQAKLPEATVAPEFLYPLKQEAITGGTEQVDETEADGKNLYANNCAACHQANGEGLAGAFPPLKNSPIVMSENIQLFVDIIMNGYDARGEYGVMPAVGTNLNWTAKEVTAIVNYERNNWGNQAPKVSVEEVQQILNYINEMKAK; translated from the coding sequence ATGGAGATCTTCAATAATCACAAAAAACTATACCTCGTTGCCAGTGCGTTATTTATCGTTTTGACTTTATTTGTCGCTATACTACCTGCACTAGACAATCAAGCGAAAATACAGCCTTTGCCGGATGCCATTCCCCTAAGTGAAGCGGCAGTGCGGGGTAAACAGGTCTTTATTGCCAACGGATGTGTCGCTTGCCACAGTCAGCAAGTCCGCAATGTGGAGATGGATCGCAAATGGGGAGAACGTCCGTCGATGGCTGCGGATTATGCCACCAATAAGCGAATGGATGTGTGGATCAATACGGCTACGTTAATGGGGACAGAGCGCACCGGACCAGATTTAACAGATATAGGCACACGTCAGCCTAGTTTAGATTGGCATCTGGTGCATTTGTTTAATCCGCGTATTGTAGTGAAAGAATCTATTATGCCAGCGTATCCTTTTTTGTTTGATTATAAGCAAAATCCAACAGACACCGATGTTGTTGTGGCTGTTCCAGAAGGGGTTGTCTCTTCCGCAAAAGGAAAAGTAGTTGCTACACAAGAAGCTTTGGATTTAGTGGCTTATCTGCAAGAATTAAAACAAGCCAAACTACCAGAAGCCACCGTAGCCCCCGAATTCTTGTATCCACTCAAACAGGAGGCTATAACGGGGGGTACGGAACAAGTAGACGAAACAGAAGCCGATGGAAAAAACCTTTACGCAAACAATTGTGCCGCTTGTCACCAGGCAAATGGAGAGGGATTAGCGGGGGCTTTTCCCCCGCTGAAAAATAGTCCCATTGTCATGAGTGAAAATATACAACTCTTTGTCGATATCATCATGAATGGCTACGATGCTCGAGGGGAATATGGGGTGATGCCTGCTGTTGGAACCAATTTAAATTGGACGGCAAAAGAAGTAACCGCAATTGTCAATTACGAGCGAAATAATTGGGGGAATCAAGCGCCCAAAGTAAGCGTAGAGGAAGTACAACAAATCCTGAATTATATTAATGAAATGAAAGCAAAATGA